A window of Fibrobacter sp. UWB15 genomic DNA:
ATTCATAACCGGCTTAAAGATAAGCCGATACGGATGGTCCAAATCGCACGCCCATTGTCCAGCGCGATTGCCTACCAACTCGTGGTATCGTCCAGGAACATTCTTTAAAGACTCCAGATCAGCAGCGCCCTGAAGATCGTTTATCCTATCCAAATAAACCTCCGCACGGCGCTGCCCCATTTTCCTCACTGCATAGGCCTTGTCACCTGCGCAGCGAGCCAATTCTTTATCTGCATATACTACTTGCACCTATCACCTCATTATTTTACTACACCTATAATATATATTAAAATTTTAAATAAATCAATAGGTATATCATTTTTATAAAATATTTTATATATTTTGGAGAAAGGAAATTAATCATCATTGGCCCCGGAAAAGGAGGCCAACCAGAGGCAAAATGAGCCAAACATCCAAAATTATTCCATTAAATATTGTATACACCTATCCCGTTCATTGGGACTCATTCCACATTTTACGGGATTATGTTCAGAATTTTTACGATTCAGTTCCTATCGATCAATGGTCACAACGCTTTCAGTACGAATTCTGCGACGGGACATTGGCGATGCGCATCGAGAACACTACTTTCAGTTACGAATGGCTTTTACATATCGGAGCATCAACAAAAACCAGCTCTA
This region includes:
- a CDS encoding type II toxin-antitoxin system RelE/ParE family toxin — translated: MQVVYADKELARCAGDKAYAVRKMGQRRAEVYLDRINDLQGAADLESLKNVPGRYHELVGNRAGQWACDLDHPYRLIFKPVMNSAGNIVGLIVETTISILEIVDYHK